A single region of the Agromyces sp. Leaf222 genome encodes:
- a CDS encoding Ig-like domain-containing protein, which produces MLRRLLGTRPREVAALVVLATIVIVPVGVAVLHPGYPVVDVDLDARDVWVTNGDELLAGRLSKPIAELDGAVNTTSRDIDVFQHGEEVFLHDRSSGTVQRIDPSFTTLTEAMSVPLDAEIAYGGDVLAIMDPGSGSVWTVDAALPLAFDAATAQPLTKVGPGGHVAVSDDGTVFATSPRDRELVRIEPGAEPTASALPRLGDHQVTAVGRTPVVLDLEDDRLLVGADEIDLPAHALRLQQSGPADDSVLVATGSALLDVPLTAGAAVESIDPGFSGSFDDPADVSAPVRLEGCAHAAWAGAARYLLACDGVDPRSVDLDRQTRGSTLEFRVNRSVIALNDLTTGNTWLLDDDLRLVDDWEQVTPPEEEDAEDGEETASTESFEDTLAQRTDENRAPTARDDEFGVRPGLTTVIPVLDNDTDPDGDVLTISAVPEVSASQGSLQLIDGGRALQFTPAEGLSGSLSFRYTANDGRPGGVAEALASISVHQADVDEPPVARRETVTAVEQGGSTTVNVLQDWIDPDGDAVFLVSATPKSGDRASAAPDGELTFEHTSAELGSKEVVYVVSDGHGTASGVLTVDVEPAGTLAPIGTPDHVQTFAGRTADIQPLGNDASPSGAPLALIGLEEVPDGVEVEPNLERGSIGFTAAEPGSYEVIYTVGAGTETSVGLVRVDVLEPPDGAPPPIAVTDIAYLRPGEPLSIPVLANDVSPSGDVLAVQSVQTDGLDIALTVEMLGNAVVRATPSSALVEQTQFHYTVSDGTSTSTAGITVVPVPPLVKHQPPVAVDDSARVRAGDIVTVPVLDNDRHPDRAPLSVDPELVVPDGTPGLAFVNADTVRYQAPAEPGVYSIDYRVVDPYRESAVATVQFVVVGQAGENLPPVAVPATSRLFADSTVKIPVALDGLDPDGDSVVLRSITTSPKLGRIVSTDAGTIEYQAYPGMAGTDSFAYEVEDTAGATAESTIRVGVVPRPATDSPPNAVDDTVEVPPGRVASVPVWRNDSDPNGYKLTVADDLLEVDDGIEASVVDDRVVVEAPDEEGAFAIRYQVENGHGGVDSAFLHVLVTTDARPVPPTSVDQFVSMEDLAASPSVEVDVLDGAENVGGRLGDLELSLVGPNRDAAEVVGASEVRVRATSSRTTIAYRLANRDGLTTTSFIIVPPLPDAAAHQQPPLPYLKDLPPQQTDLDTPIEWAVDDLVEVPSGRPALILSASATNGDGSAVRVDGETLRYTPARGYRGPASVSFLVTDGRSESDPTGAKVLLTLAVTVGDPDLEDVAPKFTAQSVTVEAGEDPQEVDLLASTSHPNPAMLERVVFSGLAGANSDIRAGLAGAALTIVVPRGVQPGARATLTFDVALNGLTVPGEVEVTVVSSTRPLAMPADDPSSAENSTYRPSQTVTLDVLSNDINPFEAEGEPLRVVGALLDQAGAGASASISFTDETVTIRTGASATGTLSAVYVVQDATDDRTRRVQGRILLSIVDVPDAPQAPAAVEGDGTASVTISSTASNNSPILDYTVTWPGGSLTVPTEGTYTVGGLQNGTAYAFRVSARNAVGDSPASPESATVRPYGVPGAPAAASLTATSNGTGDMTLLWSPPVADGGRGISHYVWREVGVGGTTQTGATAVNLRRTVGTTSSFEVQACNARGCGAWTRSNAATPSAPPPWTPTRYPTTITATTCPEPNSAYPSGPWNGDSGCSFQPQGALGAGTVIDAVCYSQRNGQPWLYFTSEVGVYDGWFVRADDTSRPGRSIPDC; this is translated from the coding sequence GTGCTGAGGCGGCTCCTCGGCACGCGTCCGCGCGAGGTCGCCGCCCTCGTCGTGCTCGCGACGATCGTCATCGTGCCGGTCGGCGTTGCGGTGCTGCATCCCGGATATCCCGTGGTCGACGTCGACCTCGACGCCCGAGACGTGTGGGTCACCAACGGCGACGAGCTCCTCGCCGGCCGACTCAGCAAGCCCATCGCCGAGCTCGACGGTGCCGTGAACACCACCTCGCGCGACATCGACGTGTTCCAGCACGGGGAGGAAGTCTTCCTCCACGACCGTTCCTCAGGCACGGTGCAGCGCATCGATCCGTCGTTCACCACCCTGACCGAGGCGATGAGCGTCCCGCTCGACGCGGAGATCGCCTACGGCGGCGACGTGCTGGCGATCATGGATCCCGGTTCCGGATCGGTCTGGACGGTCGATGCGGCGCTGCCGCTCGCCTTCGACGCGGCGACGGCGCAGCCGCTGACGAAGGTCGGTCCGGGCGGTCATGTCGCCGTCTCCGACGACGGAACGGTGTTCGCGACCTCCCCGCGCGATCGCGAGCTCGTGCGCATCGAGCCGGGTGCCGAACCCACCGCCTCGGCGCTGCCTCGTCTCGGCGACCATCAGGTGACCGCGGTCGGCCGGACCCCGGTCGTGCTCGATCTCGAGGACGACCGGCTGCTCGTCGGAGCCGACGAGATCGACCTTCCCGCGCACGCGCTGCGCCTCCAGCAATCCGGTCCCGCCGACGACTCGGTGCTCGTGGCGACCGGATCGGCGCTGCTCGACGTGCCCTTGACGGCCGGGGCCGCGGTGGAGAGCATCGACCCCGGGTTCTCGGGATCGTTCGATGACCCCGCCGACGTCTCGGCGCCGGTGCGGCTCGAGGGCTGCGCACACGCGGCCTGGGCGGGTGCGGCCAGGTACCTCCTCGCCTGCGACGGCGTCGACCCCCGCTCGGTCGACCTCGACCGGCAGACGCGCGGGTCGACCCTCGAATTCCGGGTCAATCGCAGCGTCATCGCGCTCAACGACCTGACCACCGGCAACACCTGGCTGCTCGACGACGACCTGCGTCTCGTCGACGACTGGGAGCAGGTCACCCCGCCCGAGGAGGAGGACGCCGAGGACGGGGAGGAGACCGCCTCCACCGAGAGCTTCGAGGACACCCTCGCCCAGCGCACCGACGAGAACCGTGCGCCGACCGCTCGCGACGACGAATTCGGCGTGCGTCCCGGACTCACGACCGTGATTCCCGTGCTCGACAACGACACCGACCCCGACGGCGACGTGCTCACCATCTCGGCCGTGCCCGAGGTATCGGCCTCGCAGGGCAGCCTCCAGCTCATCGACGGCGGTCGCGCGCTCCAGTTCACGCCGGCAGAGGGGCTCTCCGGCTCCCTCTCGTTCAGGTACACGGCCAACGACGGGCGACCGGGCGGGGTCGCGGAGGCGCTGGCGTCGATCTCGGTGCATCAGGCGGACGTCGACGAGCCGCCGGTCGCGCGCAGGGAGACCGTCACCGCCGTCGAGCAGGGCGGATCCACCACGGTCAACGTGCTGCAGGACTGGATCGATCCCGATGGCGACGCCGTCTTCCTCGTCTCTGCGACGCCGAAGTCCGGCGATCGTGCGAGTGCCGCCCCCGACGGCGAGCTGACCTTCGAGCACACCTCCGCCGAACTCGGGTCGAAGGAGGTCGTGTACGTCGTCTCCGACGGACACGGCACCGCGAGCGGCGTGCTCACCGTCGACGTCGAACCCGCCGGCACCTTGGCGCCGATCGGCACGCCCGACCACGTCCAGACCTTCGCCGGCCGAACGGCGGACATCCAGCCGCTCGGCAACGACGCGAGCCCGTCCGGTGCCCCGCTCGCCCTCATCGGCCTCGAAGAGGTGCCCGACGGCGTCGAGGTCGAGCCGAACCTCGAGCGCGGCTCGATCGGGTTCACGGCGGCGGAGCCGGGTTCCTACGAGGTGATCTACACGGTCGGCGCCGGCACGGAGACGAGCGTCGGCCTCGTCAGGGTCGATGTGCTCGAACCGCCCGACGGGGCACCCCCGCCGATCGCGGTCACCGACATCGCGTACCTGCGACCGGGGGAGCCACTCTCGATCCCGGTGCTCGCGAACGACGTCTCGCCGAGCGGCGACGTCCTCGCGGTGCAGTCCGTGCAGACCGACGGCCTCGACATCGCGCTGACGGTCGAGATGCTCGGCAACGCCGTCGTGCGTGCGACGCCGTCGTCGGCGCTCGTCGAGCAGACGCAGTTCCACTACACCGTGAGCGACGGGACGTCGACCTCGACGGCCGGCATCACGGTGGTGCCCGTGCCCCCGCTCGTGAAGCACCAGCCGCCGGTCGCGGTCGACGACTCCGCGCGGGTGCGTGCCGGCGACATCGTCACGGTGCCGGTGCTCGACAACGACCGTCATCCCGATCGAGCCCCGCTCAGCGTCGATCCCGAACTCGTCGTTCCCGATGGCACGCCCGGCCTGGCCTTCGTGAACGCCGACACCGTGCGCTACCAGGCTCCGGCCGAGCCCGGCGTCTACAGCATCGACTACCGGGTGGTCGATCCGTACCGCGAGAGCGCGGTCGCCACGGTGCAGTTCGTCGTGGTCGGCCAGGCCGGGGAGAACCTGCCGCCCGTCGCGGTGCCGGCGACCTCGCGACTGTTCGCCGACTCCACGGTGAAGATCCCGGTCGCGCTCGACGGCCTGGACCCCGACGGGGACTCGGTGGTGCTCCGGAGCATCACGACGTCGCCCAAGCTCGGGCGCATCGTGTCGACCGATGCCGGCACCATCGAATACCAGGCGTATCCGGGCATGGCGGGAACCGACAGCTTCGCGTACGAGGTCGAGGACACCGCGGGGGCGACCGCCGAGTCGACGATCAGGGTCGGGGTCGTTCCACGGCCGGCGACCGATTCACCGCCGAACGCCGTCGACGACACGGTCGAGGTTCCGCCCGGGCGGGTGGCGTCCGTGCCGGTCTGGCGCAACGACTCCGACCCGAACGGCTACAAGCTCACCGTCGCCGACGACCTGCTCGAGGTCGACGACGGCATCGAGGCATCCGTCGTCGACGATCGGGTCGTGGTCGAGGCGCCCGACGAGGAGGGAGCCTTCGCGATCCGCTACCAGGTCGAGAACGGGCACGGCGGCGTGGACTCCGCATTCCTGCACGTGCTCGTCACGACCGATGCGCGGCCGGTGCCTCCGACGTCCGTCGACCAGTTCGTCTCGATGGAGGATCTCGCGGCATCGCCGTCGGTCGAGGTCGACGTGCTCGACGGGGCGGAGAACGTCGGTGGACGCCTCGGCGACCTCGAACTCTCCCTCGTCGGCCCCAACCGCGACGCGGCCGAGGTCGTCGGTGCCTCCGAGGTGCGGGTGCGTGCGACCTCGTCTCGAACCACCATCGCGTATCGCCTCGCGAATCGCGACGGCCTCACGACGACCTCGTTCATCATCGTGCCGCCGCTCCCCGATGCGGCCGCGCACCAGCAGCCCCCGCTTCCGTACCTGAAGGACCTGCCTCCGCAGCAGACCGACCTGGACACGCCGATCGAGTGGGCGGTCGACGACCTCGTGGAGGTGCCGTCGGGACGACCGGCGCTGATCCTCAGCGCGTCGGCGACGAACGGCGACGGGTCCGCGGTGCGTGTGGACGGCGAGACGCTCCGATACACGCCGGCGCGCGGGTACCGCGGCCCGGCCTCGGTGAGCTTCCTGGTGACCGATGGCCGCTCGGAGTCGGACCCCACCGGGGCGAAGGTGCTCCTGACCCTCGCCGTCACCGTCGGCGATCCCGACCTCGAGGACGTGGCGCCCAAGTTCACCGCGCAGTCGGTCACCGTCGAGGCCGGCGAGGATCCTCAGGAGGTCGATCTCCTCGCGTCCACCTCCCATCCCAATCCCGCCATGCTCGAGCGAGTGGTGTTCTCGGGTCTGGCCGGAGCGAACTCCGACATCAGGGCCGGTCTCGCCGGCGCCGCGTTGACGATCGTCGTGCCGCGTGGCGTCCAACCGGGCGCTCGGGCGACCCTGACGTTCGACGTCGCATTGAACGGGCTCACGGTGCCGGGCGAGGTCGAGGTCACCGTCGTCTCCTCGACACGGCCGCTGGCCATGCCGGCAGACGATCCGTCATCGGCCGAGAACTCGACCTACCGGCCCTCGCAGACGGTCACGCTCGACGTGCTCTCGAACGACATCAACCCGTTCGAGGCCGAAGGCGAGCCGCTTCGCGTGGTCGGTGCACTGCTCGATCAGGCGGGCGCAGGGGCGAGCGCATCCATCTCCTTCACCGATGAGACCGTGACGATCCGCACGGGTGCCTCAGCGACCGGAACACTGAGCGCCGTGTACGTGGTGCAGGATGCGACCGACGATCGCACGCGTCGGGTGCAGGGGCGGATCCTGCTGTCGATCGTCGACGTGCCGGATGCGCCGCAGGCTCCCGCGGCCGTCGAGGGCGACGGCACGGCGAGCGTCACCATCTCCTCGACCGCGTCGAACAATTCGCCGATCCTCGACTACACCGTGACGTGGCCCGGCGGTAGCCTCACCGTGCCGACCGAGGGCACGTACACCGTCGGCGGCCTCCAGAACGGCACCGCCTACGCCTTCAGGGTCTCCGCGCGCAATGCGGTCGGCGATTCGCCCGCATCGCCCGAGAGTGCGACGGTGCGCCCGTACGGCGTTCCCGGAGCGCCCGCCGCGGCATCCCTCACTGCGACGTCGAACGGCACCGGCGACATGACCCTGCTCTGGTCCCCACCGGTGGCCGACGGCGGTCGCGGCATCTCGCACTACGTCTGGCGCGAAGTCGGAGTCGGCGGCACGACGCAGACCGGCGCCACCGCGGTGAACCTGCGCCGAACGGTGGGCACGACCTCTTCGTTCGAGGTTCAGGCGTGCAACGCGCGCGGATGCGGCGCGTGGACACGCTCGAACGCCGCCACGCCGTCCGCCCCGCCGCCCTGGACGCCGACCCGCTATCCGACGACGATCACGGCGACGACCTGCCCTGAGCCGAACTCGGCCTATCCGTCCGGACCGTGGAACGGCGACAGCGGCTGCTCGTTCCAGCCGCAGGGCGCACTCGGGGCCGGAACGGTCATCGATGCGGTCTGCTACTCGCAGCGGAACGGTCAGCCCTGGCTGTACTTCACCTCGGAGGTCGGCGTGTACGACGGATGGTTCGTCCGGGCCGACGACACGAGCAGGCCCGGGAGGTCGATCCCCGACTGCTGA